TTGCATTTGGCGCGTTCAATACCTACATGGGCGGGAAACGCCCCAACAAGGAGTCCAAGATCATGAGCCTCACACGTTCAACCTTCTTCAAATGGGCCGCCGCGGGTGTCGTGGCAGCCGGTGCATTGTTTGCGGCCACTTCGGCCAGTGCCCGCGGCGACGTGAGCTGGTCGGTCGGGGTGGGTCTGCCAGGTGTTGCCGTGGGCGTGGGTGCTCCGGCTTACTACCCGGCCCCGGTCTACGCGGCCCCTGCGCCGGTGTACTACGACGCACCGCCCCCGGTGTACTACCGTCCGCCGCCGCCGGTCTACTACCGTCCGGCCCCGGTGTACTACGCGCCGCCTGCCTACTACGGCCCGCCGCGCTACTACGGCCCGCGCGGCTACTACCACGGCCATCGCCACTGGCGCTGAGCGGTGCCCTGCGGGGCATCCGCCCACCAGAAAAGCCGATCCCCACGGATCGGCTTTTTTCATGGGCGTTGTGCCTGTCGATTTCACATGGCGCGAAACAGATGCGCGTAAAGCCGGCTGACCGGGATCTTCTCCGGCCGGCCGCGCAAGTCGAGGTGCAGCTTGCCGGCCTCGTCGCGGTGCACCGCCTCGACGGCCGAACTGCGCACCACCACGGCGCGGTGCACCTGCCAGAAAGTGTCAGGGTCGAGCTGGGCCAGCAGCTGCTTGAGCGGCGTGCGGATGAGGTACTCGTGCGTGGCGGTCAGGACGCGGATGTATTTGTCGGCGGCTTCGAAATACAGCACCTCGTCGATCGGGACCATGCGCACGGTGCTGCCGCCGGCTTCGCTGGCGGCAATCATCTTCAGCGGCGCGGTGGAGGCGGGCGGCGGCACTGAGCCGTTGCCGGCTGCGGCGGCCAGCAGCTGGCGCCACTGCGCAAGGGTTCGCTCGAGCGCCTCGTCGGCTGCGGCCGGGGCCGATCTCGGCGGCTGCTGGCGCGCGCCCAGCACCTGCTGCAGCCGCAGCACGGTCTTGCGCAGGCGCTCGGGCTGCACTGGCTTGAGCACGTAGTCGATGGCCTGGGCCTCGAAGGCGCGGGCGGCGTATTCGTCATAGGCGGTCACGAAGACCAGCTGCGGCATGGGCGCCGCGTCGACCGGCCAGCTGTCGGCCAGCTCGGCGGCCGCACCCAGGCCGTCGAGGCCCGGCATGCGGATGTCGAAGAACAGCACCTGCGGCAGCAGGCGCAGCGCCTCGCGCACGGCGCCGCGGCCATCGCCCGCGGTGGCGAGCACTTGCAGCTCGGGCCATGCGGCGGCGAGTTCGGCCTTGAGGGCCTGCGCGAGCAGCGGCTCGTCTTCGGCGATGAGGGCGGTGGGATTCATGGGCGTGGCGGCAAGGGAAAACTGAGTGTGGTCCGGGTACCGCCCGAAGGCTCGGCGGCCAGGCTCATGCGGCCCTGGTCGCCATACACGGTGGCAAGCCGTTCGCGCACCTGCTCGAGCCCGAAGCCGCTGCCTTCGGAAGGCGGCGCCGCGTCGAGGCCGATGCCGGTGTCGCTCACTTCGATGATGAGTCGGCCGTCGAGCTGCCGCGCGCGCACCGCGATCCTGCCGCCCTCGACCTTGGGCTCCAGCCCGTGGCGGATGCTGTTTTCCACCAGCGGCTGCAGCAGCAGCGGCGGCACCGGCGTGTTGCGCAATTCATCGGGCAGATCGAGCGTGTAGCACAGGCGCTCGCCCATGCGCACGGACATCAGCTCGAGGTAGTCGGCCAGCCGTTCGAACTCGGCCGACAGCGGATGCGCCAGGGCGCGCGAGCCGCTGAGCGTCATGCGCAAATAGTTGTTGAGGCGGTCGAGCATGGCCACGGCGCGCGGCGGATCGGCCGTGATCAGGGCGCGCAGGTTGGCCAGCGTGTTGAACAGCATGTGCGGTTCGAGTTGGGTTTCGAGCAGCTTGAGGCGCGCCTCGGTCGCATTGCGCTGGGCCAGTTCGATCTGGCTGCGCATGTGCTTGCTCCGGCCCAGGCTGTAGAAAAAGAAGCACATGCAGACGGTGGCCGTCACCGTGATGATGATGGTGGTCGCGAGCCTGGGCCCGGTGAAGCTGTGGAAGTCGAGTACCGGCTGATGGGTCCAGGCGTCGCCGATGGCATTGCCTCCCAGGAAGCCGACCGTCACGCCGCCCGCCACCAGCAGGTAGCCCCAGGGGCCGGAGGGCCAGAGAATCTCCTTGTGGCCGCTGATCAGCAGCCGGCCCATGTCGATGAAGAGCCAGCTGATCAGCCCGATCGAGAGCGAATACACCATCTGCGCGCCCCATTCCCCGTGCTGCGTGATCGTCAGCGCCGCGGCAATGAAGCAGCAGAACACGACGGTGACCAGGCCATGCCGGAGCATGCCGCGGACGTTCTCCGCGCGGAAACGAGGGAGCGCTTCAACACTCATCCGCGCTCCCCGGAGCGCAGCGCCCGCCGTTCGCGCTCCACCAGCCGGTCATAAAAACTGCCGCCGGGCGCAATGAACCAGACCACGGCGCCATGCACCAGCAGGCCCAGGCCCCAGCCCATGAGCGGATACACGGCCCAGGTATGGCCGCGCGATGCGGAGAGCACCACGAGCCCGAGGTTGACCAGCACGTAGACGAAGGCATGGATGTACCAGCCCATCTTGGCGCCGGCGCGGCGGCGGGCGCGCTTTTCGATGTCGGGAACGGAGATGTTGGCTTGTGTGGAGTTCATGACGGTTTTCCGATGGACGAATGGTTGGAGGCAGTCGATGAAACAGCCGGCGATCTTAGGCCGCGCGGGCGTCTGCGGCCACGGCGTCGGTGGCAATGGCCAGCTTCCACAGCCGCACGGCGCGCGCCGCGAAGATGCCGCTGAAAGCCCCGTACAGCATCGGAACCGCGACCGCGAAGCCGGCCTGCTGGCGCAGTTCGGGGTGCATGGCGAGCGACGCGCCCACCACGTACTTGGTGAAGAAGATGCCCATCATCAGCACCAGCGGCATTGCGCTGCCGGCCACATGGAACTCGCGCGCCGCACGGTCGTAGCGCGTGCTGGCGGGCAGGGGGTTCTGGAGCACCAGCAGCACCAGCGCGGCCACCGCCACGGCCCAGCCGAGCAGGGCGCCGGGCGAATCGCCGAAGGCCGAGATCACGCCGGCCAGCGAAAGGCCGGTCATGGCAATCGGCATCACCGTGACCTTGGCGAGGCTCACGCTACCGGACAGCAGCTGCTTGCAGCCCAGCCACAGCAGGAGGGCGAAAATGGCGAAGACCCACTTGGGGGTGTGAAGAATGATCTGCAGCAGCATGGCGTTTCTCCGGTTGAAAGACGATTCGATGGGCCGGACTGTGCCGGTGCCCCTGCGCCGCCGCCACGGGCCTGCGACGAAATGCAAGCCGGCGGCGCCAGCTGCAGCGAGCCGGCGCGAAATGCAGCCGTTCCCCGCAGCTTTACCGGCGCTTTACGGTTCATAAGACAGGCGCGCTACGATCCGGCGCTTCACTAGCGGCTGTACTTGCGCACTGCCACACCCCATGGAATCTCCGAACTCCGAGCCTTCTCCCGGCGATTCGCCTGCTGTCCGACCGGCAACCCCTCCTCCTTCTTCGTCTCCGCCTGCGCGGCCGCCCTCGCGCCGCAGGCTCTGGCTCGGCAGTCTGATTGCCCTGGTGCTGCTGCTGGTGCTGGGAGGGGGCGCCTGGTATCTCATCAACCGCAAGGGCAGCTCCGCCGGCGGGCCGGGCTTCGGTGGCGCGACCGTCACGGTGGGCAATGCGGCGGCGCGCGAAATCGAGCTGCCGGTGACCATCGATGCGCTCGGCACCGTCACGCCGCTCGCGACCATCACGCTCAAGGCGCAGGTCGGCGGCGTGCTGACCGAGGTGCTGTTCACCGAAGGACAGACGGTGGCAAAGAACCAGTTGCTCGCGCGCATCGACCCGCGGCCCTACGAGCAGGCGCTGATGCAGGCCCGCGGCACGCGCCAGCGCGACGAGGCGCAGCTCGAGGCCGCGCGCGTCACGCTCGGGCGCTACCGCACGCTGCTGGGGCAGGACTCCATCGCGCGGCAGGACGTCGACACCCAGGCCGCGCTGGTCCGCCAGCTCGAAGGCACGGTCACCACCGACCTGGCGGCCGAGGCCGCCGCCAAGCTGAACCTCGACTACACCCGCATCACCTCGCCGGTGGCCGGCCGCATCGGCCTGCGCGCCGTGGATGCGGGCAACACCGTGACGGCCAACGCGACCACGGGCATCGCGGTCATCACGCAGATGAACCCGATCGACGTGCAGTTCTCGGTGCCGCAAGACCGCGTGCCCGACATCCAGGCGCAGCTTGCCAAGGGCGAGCCGCTGCCCGTTACCGCCTTCGACCGCACCCGCGCGGCGACGCTCGACACCGGCACCTTCTCGACGCTCGACAACGTGGTCGACACCACCACCGGCACGGTGAAGGCCAAGGCGCGCTTCGGCAATGCGCAGACCACGCTGTTCCCGAGCCAGTTCGTCAATGTGCAGATGCTGCTGCGCAAGGTGCGCGCGGTGGTGGTGCCGGTGACGGCGGTGCGCACCGGCCCCAACGGCGACTACGTGTATGTGATCAACGAAGACCGCACGGTGTCGATGCGCGCGGTGAAGCGCGGCGAGGCCAATGCCGAGGTGGTGGCCATCACCTCGGGCCTGCGGGCCGGCGAGAACGTCGTGACCGAGGGCGGCGACCGCATCAAGGACGGCGCGGTCGTGCAGCTGCAGGGCGACCGGCCCGCGGCAGGCCCGCGCGGCGGCGCTTCCGGGCCGCGCGGCGCGGCTTCGGGCCCGCGCGGGCAGCGCGGCGAAGGCGGTGGAGAGCGGCGGCGCCAGCGCCCGCCGCAATGACGAGCACCACCCACAACCCACGGAACCAGCGAGCGCGTTCGCGATGAGCCCTTCCCGCCCCTTCATCGAACGGCCGGTGGCCACGGCGCTGCTGATGGTGGCCATCGTGCTGGCCGGCCTGGTGGGCCTGCGGCTCTTGCCGCTGGCCGCGCTGCCGCAGGTCGACTACCCGACCATCCAGGTGCAGACCCTCTACCCCGGCGCCAGCCCCGAGGTCATGAGCCGCACCGTCACGGCCCCGCTCGAGCGCCAGTTCGGCCAGATGGCGGGCCTGAACCGCATGAGCTCGGTGAGCTCGGCGGGCGTGTCGATCGTCACGCTGCAGTTCGCGCTCGACCAGACCCTGGACGTGGCCGAGCAGCAGGTGCAGGCCGCCATCAACGCCGGCGGTTCGCTGCTGCCGGCCGACCTGCCGGCGCCGCCCGTGTACGCCAAGGTGAACCCGGCCGATGCGCCCATCCTCACGCTGGCCGTGAGCTCCCAGACCATGCCGCTCACCGAGGTGCAGAACCTCGTCAACACGCGGCTCGCGCAGAAGATCAGCCAGGTCGGCGGCGTGGGGCTGGTGTCGCTCTCGGGCGGGCAGCGGCCGGCCGTGCGCATCCAGGCCGACACCAACGCGCTCGCGTCGGTGGGCATCGGGCTGGACACGCTGCGCAGCGCCATCACCGCGGCCAACGCCAACAGCGCCAAGGGCAGCTTCGACGGACCGCGGCGGGCCTACACCATCAACGCCAACGACCAGCTCGTGACGGCGGACGACTACAAGAACCTGATCGTCGCGTGGAGGAACGGCGCGCCGGTGCGCATGACCGACGTGGCGCGCGTGGTCGACGGCGCCGAGAACACGCAGCTGGGCGCCTGGGCCGCGCTGCGCGCCGGCGAGCAGCCGGCCACGCTCTATCCCGCGATCATCCTCAACGTGCAGCGGCAGCCGGGCGCCAACGTGATCGGCACGGTCGATGCCATCAGGAAGCAGCTGCCCGAGCTGCAGGCCTCGCTGCCGGGCTCGCTCAAGGTGGAGGTGCTGAGCGACCGCACCACCGGCATCCGCGCCTCGGTCTCGCACGTGCAGCTCGAGCTCGGCCTGGCCGTGGTGATGGTGGTGCTGGTGATCTTCTTCTTCCTGCACAGCGTGCGCGCCACGGTCATTGCCAGCCTGGCGGTGCCGATCTCGCTCGTGGGCACTTGCGGGCTGATGTACCTGCTGGGCTACAGCCTCAACAACCTGAGCCTGATGGCGCTGACCATTGCCACCGGCTTCGTGGTGGACGACGCGATCGTGATGATCGAGAACATCGCGCGCTACCTGGAGGAGGGCGATCCACCGTTCAAGGCCGCGCTCAAGGGAGCCACGCAGATCGGCTTCACCATCATCTCGCTGACGGTGTCGCTCATCGCGGTGCTGATTCCGCTGCTGTTCATGGGCGATGTGGTGGGGCGGCTGTTCCGCGAGTTCGCCGTGACGCTGGCCATCACCATCCTGATCTCCGCCATCGTCTCGCTCACGCTGGTGCCGATGATGTCGGCGCGCTGGCTCAAGCCGCAGGCCGAGGAGGGCGGGCGCTTCGGTGCCAGCGTGCAGCGCTTCTTCGAGCGCGTGATCGCACGCTACGACGTGTGGCTGCAATGGGTGCTGCGCCACCAGCCGCTGACGCTCATCGTGGCGGTGGCGACGCTGGCGCTCACGGTGCTGCTCTACGTGGTGATTCCGAAGGGGCTGTTCCCGACGCAGGACACGGGGCAGCTGCAGGCGCGCATCGAGGCCGCGCAGGATGTGTCGTACACGCGCATGGCCGAGCTGCAGCAGCAGGCCGCCAATGCGATCCTGGCCGACCCCGAGGTGGCGAGCGTGAGCTCGGTGGTGGGCGTGGACGCGGCCAACAACACGGCGCTGAACACCGGCAGCATGCTCATCAACATGCGCGCCGACCGCGGCAACCAGGAAGACACGATGCAGCGCCTGCGCGAGCGGGTGCGTGCGGTGGCCGGCGTGACGCTGTACCTGCAGCCCACGCAGGACCTGACCATCGACGCCGAAACCGGCCCGACCGAATTCCGCGTCTCGCTCGAAGGGGTGGACACCAACACCGTCGATGCCTGGGCGCAGAAGCTGGTGGAGCGCCTGCGCACGGAGCCGCTGGTGCGCAACCCCACCACCAACGCCGGCGCGAAGGGCCTGGCCGCGTACGTGGACATCGACCGCAACACGGCCTCGCGCCTCTCGGTCACGGCCAGTTCGGTGGACGACACGCTCTACAGCGCATTCGGCCAGCGCATCGTCTCGACCATCTTCACGGAGACCAACCAGTACCGCGTGATCCTGGAGGCGCAGCGCGAGGCCCTGGCCTCGCCGCAGCTGCTGGGCAACCTTCAATTGCGCACCGGCGGCGGCAGCGCAACCACGCTGTCGTCGATTGCCACCGTGCGCGAGCAGGCCGCGCCACTGCAGGTGACGCACGTGGCGCAGTACCCTGCCGCTACGGTGGGCTTCGATACGGCCGAGAACGTGGCACTCGGTAAATCCGTGGCGGCCATTCGCGCGGCGGCCAAGGAAATTGGCATGCCGGCGAGCATGACCATGAGCTTCCTGGGTGCGGCGGGAGCCTACGAGAAGTCGCTGTCCAACCAGCTCTGGCTCATCCTCGCGGCGGTGGTGTGCGTGTATATCGTGCTGGGCGTGCTGTATGAGAGCTACATCCATCCGCTGACGATTCTCTCGACGCTGCCCTCGGCCGGCGTGGGCGCGCTGCTGGCCTTGATGGTCACGGGCAACGACCTGGGCGTGATCGGCATCATCGGCATCATCCTGCTGATCGGCATCGTCAAGAAGAACGCGATCATGATGATCGACTTTGCCATCGACGCCGAGCGGCGCGAGGGCAAGTCGCCGCAGGAAGCCATCCACCAGGCGGCGCTGCTGCGCTTCCGGCCCATTTTGATGACCACGCTGGCGGCGCTGTTCGCGGCGCTGCCGCTGATGTTCGGCTGGGGCGAAGGCGCCGAGCTGCGCCGGCCGCTGGGCCTGGCCATCTTCGGCGGGCTGGTGGTGAGCCAGGTGCTCACGCTGTTCACCACACCGGTTGTCTACCTGGCGTTCGACCGACTGGGCCGCCGCTTCGGGCCCAAGCGGGAGGCCGCAACCGCATGAACCTGTCCAGGCCCTTCGTCGAGCGCCCGATTGCGACGGTCCTGTTGACCATCGGCATTGCCCTGGCCGGGATTGCGGCGTTCTTCGTGCTGCCTGTGTCGCCGCTGCCGCAGGTCGACTATCCGGCCATCTCCGTCACCGCGAGCCTTTCGGGTGCGAGCCCGAGCACCATGGCGTCGAGCGTGGCAACGCCGCTGGAGCGCCGGCTCGGGGTGATCGCGGGCGTCAACGAACTGACCTCGACCAGCTCCAACGGCTCGACCCGCATCAGCTTGCAGTTCGACCTCAAGCGCAACATCGACAGCGCCGCACGCGAGGTCCAGGCGGCCATCAACGCGGCGCGGGCCGACCTGCCGGCCACGCTGCGCAGCAACCCCATCTATCGCAAGCGCAACCCGACCGCGGCACCCATTGCGATCCTGGCGCTCACTTCCAAGACGCGCACGCCGGGCCAGATCTACGAAGCCGTGTCCAACATCGTGAGCCAGAAGCTCTCGCAGGTGGAGGGCGTGGGCGAGGTCGAGATCGGCGGCGGCTCGCTGCCGGCGGTGCGGGTGGAGCTGGAGCCTTTCTCGCTCAACCGCTTCGGCATCAGCAGCGAGGACGTGCGCGCCGCCATCCAGGCCAACAACGCCAACCGGCCCAAGGGCGCGATCGAGAACGACGAGCGCCGGCTGCAGATCTACACGCCCTCGCCGGGCCGCCACGCCGTGGAGTACCGCGACATGGTGATCGCCTGGCGCAACGGTGCGGCCGTGCGGCTGGGCGACGTGGCGCGGGTGATCGACAGCGTGGAGAACACGCGCACCCTCGGCCTCTTCAACGGCCAGCCCGCGGTGGTCGTGCTGGTCACGCAGGAGCCGGGCGCCAACATCATCGAGACCGTGGACGGCGTGCGCGAACTGCTGCCCGAGCTGCGCGCGCAATTGCCGCAGGACATCGAGGTGCAGGTGGCCTCCGACCGCACCAACTCCATCCGTGCGTCGCTGCGCGAGATCGAGGCCACGCTCATGATCTCGATTGCGCTGGTGGTGCTGGTGGTCGGCCTGTTCCTGCGCCGAGCGCGCGCCACCATCATTCCCGCGGTGGCCACGGTGGTGTCGCTGCTCGGCACCTTCGGCGCGATGCACCTGCTGGGCTACAGCCTCAACAACCTGAGCCTGATGGCGCTCACGGTGGCCACGGGCTTCGTGGTGGACGACGCCATCGTGGTGCTCGAGAACACCAGCCGCCACATCGAGGCCGGCATGGACCGCATCGAGGCGGCCCTGCGCGGCGCGCGCGAGGTGGGCTTCACCGTGATGTCGATCAGCCTGTCGCTGGTGGCGGTGTTCATTCCGCTGCTGTTCATGGACGGGCAGATCGGCCGGCTGTTCCGCGAATTCGCGGTCACGCTGTCGGTGGCGGTGCTGATCTCGCTGGTGATCTCGCTCACCACCACGCCCATGCTGTGCGCCGTGCTGCTGCGGGCCGAGGAGCCCGGCGCCAAGCCGCCGGGGCGCCTGGCGCGCATGTCGGAGAGCGTGTACCAGTGGAGCCTGCGCACCTATGCCCACAGCCTGGACTGGGCGCTTGCGAGCAAGGCCGTGGTCATGGTGGTGCTGCTGGCGGTGGTGGGCCTCAACGTGTACCTGTTCTCCGCCATTCCCAAGGGCTACTTCCCCGAGCAGGACAACGGCCAGCTCAACGCGGGCCTGCGCGCGGACCAGAGCATTTCGTCGGTGGCGCTGAGCGAGAAGCTGCGCCAGGCGGTCGACATCATCCACAAGGACCCGGCGGTCGATACCGTGGTGGGCTTCGCGGGCGGCAGCCGCTCGGGCGGCGGCTTCATGTTCGTCAACCTGAAGCCGCTGTCTCAGCGCACCGAGAAAACCGCCGCCGTCATCAACCGGCTGCGGCCGCAGCTCAACCAGCTCACCGGCCTGCGCGTGTTCCTGAGCCCGGTGCAGGACCTGCGCATGGGCGGGCGTTCGAGCAACTCCACCTACCAGTACACGCTCAAGGGCGACAACCTGGCCGACCTGCGCACCTGGACCGCCAGGCTGGCCGACCGGCTGCGGCAGGAAACCGCGCTGACCGACGTCGACAGCGACCAGGCCGACAACGGCGTGGAGACTTATGTCGATGTCGACCGCGAAAGCGCCGCGCGCCTTGGCGTGACCTCGGGCGCGGTCGACAACGCGCTCTACAACGCCTACGGCCAGCGCTCGGTCGCCACCATCTACGACGAGCTCAACCAGTATTCCGTGATCATGGAGTGGGCCCCGCGCTACCAGCGCGCGCCCGTGGTGCTGAAAGACCTGTACGTGCCTTCGACGCTCACCACCAGCACCACCGCCACCGGCGCCACCACCGTGAGTTCGCTGGCCAACACCACCGACGCGAGCACCGGCACCTCGACCACCACGTCGGCCAACCCGGGCCTGCGCACCGCTTCCACCGGCCAGGCGCTGGCGGCCAACACCACGCTCATGGTGCCGCTCTCGGCCATTGCCAAGGTGAGCGAGCGCGCGGTGCCGAGCTCCATCGATCACCAGGACACGGAGCTTGCAAGCACCGTCTCTTTCAACCTGGCAGAGGGCGCGACGCTGCAGGACGCGCGCCGCGTCGTAGCGCAGGCCGAGGCCGACATCGCGATGCCCGTCAACGTGCGCGGCAGCTTCCAGGGCACGGCGCTGGCGGCGCAGCAGTCGCAGGGGCAGCAGCTGGCGCTCATCCTGGCGGCGATCGTGGTGATCTACATCGTGCTCGGCGTGCTCTATGAAAGCCTGATCCATCCGATCACGGTGCTGACCACGCTGCCTTCGGCGGGCGTGGGCGCGGTGCTGGCGCTGCTGCTGTTCCGCATGGAGTTCTCGATCATTGCGCTGATCGGGCTCTTCCTCTTGATCGGCATCGTGAAGAAGAATGCGATCCTGATCATCGACTTTGCGCTCGAGGCCGAGCGCGCGCGCGGCATCTCGGCCGTGGAAGCGGTGCGCGAGGCCTGCATGCTGCGCTTCCGTCCGATCCTCATGACCACGCTGGCCGCCGCGCTGGGCGCGCTGCCGCTGGCCATCGGCTTCGGCCAGGGCGCCGAGCTGCGCCAGCCGCTGGGCGTGGCGATCATCGGCGGCCTGGTGGCGAGCCAGCTGCTCACGCTGCTGACGACGCCGGTGGTCTACGTGCTGCTCGACAAGCTGCGCCGGCGCTCGGGCAACGAGCGGCACCTGAGCCGCGCCGCGAGTATATGACCCACCCCCGTCCCTCGCTCACTTCGTGTAGCTCGACTCCCCCCTCGAGGGGCAACACCGGCGGCCCGGCAAAGCCGGTTCCGCGGTGTTCCTGGCCTGGAACTGCGCGGTTTCAGCCGCCGTGGGCGAAGCGATAGCGTGGTGAAAGACCCAGAAGAATGAACGAAGCCGCCATGACACAACGACAACGCATCCTTTCGCATCTGCCCGGCAGGCTGTCCGCCCTGGCATTGGCCGCCGTGCTGGCCGGCTGCGCCGTGGGCCCTGCCTACCAGGTGCCCACCGCGGCCATGCCCGCGGGATGGAAGGAACAAAAGACCGCCGAGGGCTGGCTGCCCGCGGCGCCGGCCGATGCGCTCGACCGCGGCGAATGGTGGAAGCTCTTCGGCGACGCCACGCTCGACGAGCTGGCCGCCCGCGTGCAGGTGTCGAACCAGAACATCGCCGCGGCCGTGGCCAACTATGCGCAGGCCCAGGCGCTGGTGCGGGGCGAGCGCGCCGCGCTGTTCCCCACGGTTTCGCTCGACGGCAGCGGCCGGCGCAGCGGCAACGTCGGCGGCACCAGCAATGCGGCCAATGCATTTTCGGCGACGCTGGGCGTCGACTGGGCGCCCGATGTGTGGGGGCGCCTGCGGCAGGCCGTGAGCAGCGCGCAGGCCAATGCGCAGGCCAGCGAGGCCGACCTGGCGTCGGCGCGCCTGTCGGCTGTCGGCGACCTGGCGATCAACTATTTTTCGCTGCGCGAAGCCGATGCCGAGATCGTGCTGCTCGACCAGACCATCGAGGGCTACCAGCGCGCCTTCGAGATCACGAGCAACCGCTACAAGGCCGGCATCGCCGCCCAGACCGACGTGCTGCAGGCGCAGACCCAACTCGTGAACGCGCAGGCGGAGCGCGTGGGCCTGCAGCGCACACGAACGACGCTGGAGCATGCCATTGCCATGCTCGTGGGCGTGGCGCCCGCCGACTTCAGCCTGCCCGCGGCCCAGTGGACGCCGACGGTGCCGGGCATTCCCACGGGCGTGCCTTCCACGCTGCTGCAGCGCCGGCCCGACATCGCGGCGGCCGAGCGCGCGGTGGCCGCGGCCAATGCGCAGATCGGCATTGCGCGTTCGGCGTACTTTCCCAACTTCGGGCTCAGCGCTTCGGTGGGCAGCAGCGCGAGCCGGGTGAAAGACCTGTTCAACGCGTCCAACACGCTCTGGGCGCTGGGCCTGTCGGTCGCGCAGGTGGTGTTCGATGCGGGTGCCATCGGCGCCACGGTCGACTCGGCCAAGGCGGCGCACGAAGCCAGCGTGGCGCGCTATCGGCAAACCGTGCTCACCGCCTTCCAGGCGGTGGAAGACCAGCTCACTGCCGGCGCCGCGCTGGCGCAGCAGGAGGGCCTGCGGCGCGAAGCCTCGGCGGCGGCCGACAAGACCGAGCAGCAGTTGCTCAACCGCTATCGCGCGGCCCAGGTGAGCTATACCGAGGTGGTCACGGCGCAGGCCGCCGCCCTCAGCGCGCGACGCACGCTGGTGCAGCTGCAGGTGAATCGCCAAAGCGCCGCGGTGGCGCTGATCCAGGCCCTGGGCGGCGGTTGGCAAGCCGCCTGGGCAGGTGAGACGCCGCCAGCGACGGCACAGCCTGTCTCCCTCCGCCAAGCGGAGTGAAGTCGTTGCCATACGGGAATGGGCGGCTGCCCATCCCCTCAGCCCCGCTGCGTGTTGCGCGCGGGGCCGCTTTTCACGACGCGATCGTCGCCTGCGCGGTCAATGCGCGTGGCTGTCCATGCTGCCGCCCAGGTAGTCCTTGTCGGTGACGAGTACCCACAGGGCGAGCACCAGGATGGCCGCAGCCACGAGCACTGCGTTGACCATCGCCTTCTCGACCGTGGCAAAGCCGAGCACCCAGGGCGACACGGCCAGCCAGATGGCGAGCGCGCCTTCGGTCCATTCTTCCCATGCACGCGGTACCAGGGTCGCCCCCAGCGCCACGGCGCCCAGCAAGACACCTGTCGCCACTGCGCTCCACATTGCGGCTGTGACGCCCTGGAAGCCCAGGACCCAAGGCGAGATGATCAGCCACGCGCCCAGGGCGACGTTGACCGGATCTTGCCAATGCTTCACTTGCTTCATGGTCATTACCTCCTGTCGCGACACAAAACCGCGACAGCGGTTGGACCGCGCCGATTCGGCAGGGTTCCGCGATGCGGCACTGCAGCATGAGATCGGATCCGATCTGCGCCTAGCCCCCGCGCGCCACCGGCGCCACCAGATAGGCGCCCGACTCGAACAATTGCGCCTCGGCCTGGTCGATGCGCCGGATCACCGGTTTTCCCGCGCGGCTCGCGAGCAGTTCGACCAGCGCTTCGGTCACCGCCACGCCGGCCGCCACCGACGGAAAGAACGAGGGGCTGTTGATCGTGAAAAGCAGCGTTTCGTCCGCCAGCAGTGACAGCGGCGAGGCCACGCTGTCGGTGATGGCCACGATGCGGCAGCCGGCGGCCTTGGCGGCTTCCGCGACCTGCAG
This genomic window from Variovorax paradoxus contains:
- a CDS encoding efflux RND transporter permease subunit, whose protein sequence is MNLSRPFVERPIATVLLTIGIALAGIAAFFVLPVSPLPQVDYPAISVTASLSGASPSTMASSVATPLERRLGVIAGVNELTSTSSNGSTRISLQFDLKRNIDSAAREVQAAINAARADLPATLRSNPIYRKRNPTAAPIAILALTSKTRTPGQIYEAVSNIVSQKLSQVEGVGEVEIGGGSLPAVRVELEPFSLNRFGISSEDVRAAIQANNANRPKGAIENDERRLQIYTPSPGRHAVEYRDMVIAWRNGAAVRLGDVARVIDSVENTRTLGLFNGQPAVVVLVTQEPGANIIETVDGVRELLPELRAQLPQDIEVQVASDRTNSIRASLREIEATLMISIALVVLVVGLFLRRARATIIPAVATVVSLLGTFGAMHLLGYSLNNLSLMALTVATGFVVDDAIVVLENTSRHIEAGMDRIEAALRGAREVGFTVMSISLSLVAVFIPLLFMDGQIGRLFREFAVTLSVAVLISLVISLTTTPMLCAVLLRAEEPGAKPPGRLARMSESVYQWSLRTYAHSLDWALASKAVVMVVLLAVVGLNVYLFSAIPKGYFPEQDNGQLNAGLRADQSISSVALSEKLRQAVDIIHKDPAVDTVVGFAGGSRSGGGFMFVNLKPLSQRTEKTAAVINRLRPQLNQLTGLRVFLSPVQDLRMGGRSSNSTYQYTLKGDNLADLRTWTARLADRLRQETALTDVDSDQADNGVETYVDVDRESAARLGVTSGAVDNALYNAYGQRSVATIYDELNQYSVIMEWAPRYQRAPVVLKDLYVPSTLTTSTTATGATTVSSLANTTDASTGTSTTTSANPGLRTASTGQALAANTTLMVPLSAIAKVSERAVPSSIDHQDTELASTVSFNLAEGATLQDARRVVAQAEADIAMPVNVRGSFQGTALAAQQSQGQQLALILAAIVVIYIVLGVLYESLIHPITVLTTLPSAGVGAVLALLLFRMEFSIIALIGLFLLIGIVKKNAILIIDFALEAERARGISAVEAVREACMLRFRPILMTTLAAALGALPLAIGFGQGAELRQPLGVAIIGGLVASQLLTLLTTPVVYVLLDKLRRRSGNERHLSRAASI
- a CDS encoding efflux RND transporter permease subunit, coding for MSPSRPFIERPVATALLMVAIVLAGLVGLRLLPLAALPQVDYPTIQVQTLYPGASPEVMSRTVTAPLERQFGQMAGLNRMSSVSSAGVSIVTLQFALDQTLDVAEQQVQAAINAGGSLLPADLPAPPVYAKVNPADAPILTLAVSSQTMPLTEVQNLVNTRLAQKISQVGGVGLVSLSGGQRPAVRIQADTNALASVGIGLDTLRSAITAANANSAKGSFDGPRRAYTINANDQLVTADDYKNLIVAWRNGAPVRMTDVARVVDGAENTQLGAWAALRAGEQPATLYPAIILNVQRQPGANVIGTVDAIRKQLPELQASLPGSLKVEVLSDRTTGIRASVSHVQLELGLAVVMVVLVIFFFLHSVRATVIASLAVPISLVGTCGLMYLLGYSLNNLSLMALTIATGFVVDDAIVMIENIARYLEEGDPPFKAALKGATQIGFTIISLTVSLIAVLIPLLFMGDVVGRLFREFAVTLAITILISAIVSLTLVPMMSARWLKPQAEEGGRFGASVQRFFERVIARYDVWLQWVLRHQPLTLIVAVATLALTVLLYVVIPKGLFPTQDTGQLQARIEAAQDVSYTRMAELQQQAANAILADPEVASVSSVVGVDAANNTALNTGSMLINMRADRGNQEDTMQRLRERVRAVAGVTLYLQPTQDLTIDAETGPTEFRVSLEGVDTNTVDAWAQKLVERLRTEPLVRNPTTNAGAKGLAAYVDIDRNTASRLSVTASSVDDTLYSAFGQRIVSTIFTETNQYRVILEAQREALASPQLLGNLQLRTGGGSATTLSSIATVREQAAPLQVTHVAQYPAATVGFDTAENVALGKSVAAIRAAAKEIGMPASMTMSFLGAAGAYEKSLSNQLWLILAAVVCVYIVLGVLYESYIHPLTILSTLPSAGVGALLALMVTGNDLGVIGIIGIILLIGIVKKNAIMMIDFAIDAERREGKSPQEAIHQAALLRFRPILMTTLAALFAALPLMFGWGEGAELRRPLGLAIFGGLVVSQVLTLFTTPVVYLAFDRLGRRFGPKREAATA